In Labrus bergylta chromosome 11, fLabBer1.1, whole genome shotgun sequence, one genomic interval encodes:
- the ywhag2 gene encoding 14-3-3 protein gamma-B — translation MVDREQLVQKARLAEQAERYDDMAAAMKSVTELNEALSNEERNLLSVAYKNVVGARRSSWRVISSIEQKTSADGNEKKIEMVRAYREKIEKELEAVCQDVLNLLDNFLIKNCSETQHESKVFYLKMKGDYYRYLAEVATGEKRATVVESSEKAYNEAHEISKEHMQPTHPIRLGLALNYSVFYYEIQNAPEQACHLAKTAFDDAIAELDTLNEDSYKDSTLIMQLLRDNLTLWTSDQQDDEGGEGNN, via the exons atggtcGATCGCGAGCAGCTGGTGCAGAAAGCCAGGCTGGCTGAACAGGCTGAGAGATATGATGATATGGCTGCTGCTATGAAATCG GTAACAGAGCTGAACGAGGCCTTGTCAAACGAGGAGAGGAACCTCTTGTCTGTTGCCTACAAGAACGTGGTCGGTGCCCGCCGCTCCTCCTGGAGGGTGATCTCCAGCATTGAGCAGAAGACCTCGGCCGATGGCAATGAGAAGAAGATAGAGATGGTGCGAGCCTACAGGGAGAAGATTGAGAAGGAGCTGGAGGCCGTGTGCCAAGATGTGCTCAACCTTTTGGACAACTTCCTGATCAAGAACTGCAGCGAGACGCAGCATGAAAGCAAAGTGTTCTACCTGAAGATGAAGGGCGACTACTACCGGTACTTGGCTGAGGTGGCCACGGGTGAGAAGAGGGCCACGGTGGTGGAGTCATCGGAGAAGGCCTACAATGAGGCCCACGAGATCAGCAAGGAGCACATGCAGCCCACCCACCCCATCCGCCTGGGCTTAGCTCTCAACTACTCTGTGTTTTACTACGAGATCCAGAACGCCCCCGAGCAGGCCTGTCATCTGGCCAAGACCGCCTTCGACGACGCCATCGCCGAGCTCGACACCCTCAACGAGGACTCCTACAAAGACTCCACTCTCATCATGCAGCTGCTCCGAGACAACTTGACACTGTGGACAAGTGACCAGCAGGATGacgagggaggggagggaaacAACTAA
- the ca4b gene encoding carbonic anhydrase 4b: MHADRDRHSSLTMWLTFVFLLFASPIKIITGSDWCYQSEDVCSHKCTGPDVWGAVSRHCSGRHQSPVNIVTRKVLPDGQLTPFHFIGYQEAFHGRLINNGHTVHLDLPSRIKIKGGNLAVPYKALQVHLHWGNDGGPGSEHTIDGEQFSMEMHIVHIKEEYSSVSQALRDPTGVAVLGFFFQESEFANKIFDPLVNALKYITRSSNSTTLGGVSLDMFIHPQIDMTKYYRYYGSLTTPSCAEAVIWSLFENPIPLSRKQLAAFSKLQFSNGRQMVKTFRPVQPLNGRQVYYSGGHVAVVSTVLLVMSVMMSTTLSG; this comes from the exons ATGCATGCAGACCGGGATAGACACAGTTCTTTAACAATGTGgcttacatttgtttttctcttgtttgcCTCTCCCATCAAGATAATCACAGGGTCAG ATTGGTGCTACCAGTCTGAAGATGTGTGCAGTCACAAGTGCACCG GTCCAGATGTATGGGGAGCAGTTTCACGCCACTGCAGCGGGAGACATCAATCTCCGGTTAATATTGTAACAAGGAAAGTGCTGCCTGATGGACAACTCACTCCTTTTCACTTCATTGGCTATCAAGAAGCTTTTCATGGTCGCCTCATAAACAACGGACACACAG TTCACCTGGATTTACCCTCCAGAATTAAGATTAAAGGAGGGAACCTGGCTGTACCATACAAAGCACTTCAAGTTCACCTGCATTGGGGCAATGATGGAGGTCCGGGGTCTGAACACACGATTGATGGAGAACAGTTTTCAATGGAG ATGCATATTGTCCACATAAAAGAAGAGTACAGCTCTGTATCCCAGGCTTTAAGAGACCCCACAGGTGTCGCTGTTCTTGGGTTTTTCTTTCAG GAGTCTGAGTTTGCTAATAAGATATTCGATCCCCTTGTAAATGCTCTGAAATATATCACCCGATCCA GCAACAGCACAACACTAGGGGGCGTGTCGCTGGATATGTTCATTCATCCTCAGATTGATATGACTAAGTACTATCGCTATTACGGCTCCCTCACCACACCTAGCTGTGCTGAAGCTGTCATCTGGAGCCTGTTTGAAAACCCCATCCCTCTCAGCAGGAAGCAG CTCGCTGCGTTCTCCAAGCTTCAGTTTTCTAACGGGAGGCAGATGGTCAAAACCTTCAGACCCGTCCAGCCTTTAAATGGACGGCAGGTGTATTACTCTGGAGGCCATGTTGCTGTGGTCAGCACTGTGTTACTCGTCATGTCTGTGATGATGTCCACTACACTCTCAGGATGA
- the si:ch211-105f12.2 gene encoding RIMS-binding protein 2-like: METSLQLDVLIYPNEVRIATPEELREWELETASQVSIPTVRLFVALYPYNPAAMSPNYETAAEELPFVPGQIIKVRGDKDCDGFYHGESGGLCGYVPSNMVTEIPVDDEYLKHLLLQQGFLPVERTGMYTPALSDTSSIPDDAIVRRMVALFDYDPWESSPNVDSEVELGFRTGDIIYVMGEMDPDGFFYGDLHGRRGLVPSNYLEPLPWN, translated from the exons atggAGACAAGTCTGCAGTTAGATGTTTTGATATATCCAAATGAAGTGAGGATTGCTACCCCGGAGGAGCTCAGAGAATGGGAACTTGAGACTGCGAGTCAGGTGTCTATACCTACTGTCCGACTCTTTGTAGCACTGTATCCATACAACCCTGCCGCCATGTCGCCCAACTATGAGACAGCTGCTGAAGAGCTGCCGTTTGTACCAGGCCAGATaatcaag GTGAGGGGAGACAAAGACTGTGATGGCTTTTATCACGGTGAGTCCGGTGGTCTCTGTGGCTACGTGCCAAGCAACATGGTGACTGAAATCCCCGTCGACGACGAGTACCTGAAGCATCTACTCCTGCAGCAGGGGTTCCTGCCCGTGGAACGCACAG GTATGTATACACCAGCTCTGAGCGACACCTCCAGTATCCCTGATGATGCGATCGTTCGACGCATGGTGGCCTTATTCGACTATGACCCATGGGAAAGTTCACCCAATGTGGACAGTGAA GTTGAGCTCGGCTTTCGTACGGGCGACATCATTTATGTAATGGGCGAAATGGACCCAGATGGATTTTTCTAT gGGGACCTGCATGGACGACGAGGTTTGGTTCCATCCAACTACCTTGAGCCGTTACCCTGgaattag